A section of the Styela clava chromosome 9, kaStyClav1.hap1.2, whole genome shotgun sequence genome encodes:
- the LOC120338988 gene encoding alpha-1,3-mannosyl-glycoprotein 4-beta-N-acetylglucosaminyltransferase A-like has product MLSIARNLDEKMRLRGTPKNSICIAMGFVNFIIILAFLIVSISKYEKGEYNFQQWNNAESMPGHQKKADVDFESGHARVSYSFPRRNVSGSYARELYIVVGIPTVKRIKGVNYLVGTLDSLLRNRSFSSVVFVVLVADIDKEIRKQTTATIEKRYAEEVKSGLIQIIYPPDHIYPNWDKELKLTFGDSRRRVKWRSKHNIDESYLMKYAYSLNPKYYLMLEDDVTAVDDYLNIIYKHAESSWREDLFIISYCKFGAIGKLISGEMLPLVSDYLRVLWTYKPIDWLISDLLFTLACGYPRKDCDKEISKIKIDHPDLFKHKGKISSSKNT; this is encoded by the exons ATGCTTTCTATTGCTCGCAATCTAGACGAAAAAATGAGACTTCGTGGGACGCCGAAAAATTCAATCTGCATTGCGATGGGATTTgtgaattttataattattttggcatttttGATAGTTTCAATTTCCAAATACGAAAAAGGGGAATATAATTTCCAACAATGGAATAATGCGGAAAGCATGCCAGGCCACCAGAAGAAGGCTGACGTTGACTTTGAAAGCGGTCATGCTCGGGTGTCGTACTCGTTTCCCAGAAGAAATGTCTCGGGTTCATATGCAAGAGAATTGTATATAGTAGTCGGTATCCCAACAGTAAAGAGGATCAAGGGAGTTAATTATTTGGTCGGAACATTGGACTCGTTGTTACGAAACAGATCTTTCTCGAGTGTTGTTTTTGTGGTTCTTGTTGCTGACATAGACAAAGAGATTAGGAAGCAAACGACCGCAACGATTGAAAAACGATATGCTGAAGAAGTAAAAAGTGGTCTCATTCAG ATAATCTATCCTCCTGATCATATTTATCCTAACTGGGACAAAGAGTTGAAATTGACATTCGGAGATTCCAGGAGACGAGTAAAGTGGAGATCAAAGCATAATATTGATGAATCGTATTTGATGAAATATGCTTATTCACTCAATcccaaatattatttgatgctGGAAGATGACGTCACCGCAGTAGATGATTAccttaatattatttataag CACGCAGAGTCATCGTGGCGAGAAGATCTTTTCATAATTTCCTATTGCAAATTTGGAGCGATAGGAAAGCTTATATCTGGGGAGATGCTACCTCTTGTGTCTGATTACTTGAGAGTTTTATGGACTTATAAGCCGATAGATTGGTTGATATCAGATCTACTGTTTACATTAGCGTGTGGATATCCTAGGAAAGATTGTGATAAAGAAATATCTAAGATTAAAATTGATCATCCGGACTTGTTCAAACATAAAGGAAA aaTATCTTCAAGTAAAAACACATGA
- the LOC120339457 gene encoding uncharacterized protein LOC120339457, translated as MTTTTNVKWVTFGNEYESPPEETSETANIPKAEVIQAGYPQPLDPTKMKKSSNGRISFMNVFTLFSTIVILILLVVCMALLTKEKKQPPSLLSSLGFQNLFSSTTTIKTTTEVPGNANEMRMLTLVEILVKEAGWYEASNGLLYKRFDNYANFELANRTCSSWKGRLASTGIRDLDIREEILQALMFQKMYYYPYIWIGFHDISTEGMWEWSDGLISDIGEVPWLPGQPSNYTNLFYRRQEDCAFMNHRGRFGDASCTMPYHFLCEIEPLF; from the exons ATGACAACGACAACTAATGTGAAATGGGTGACATTCGGTAATGAATATGAATCGCCCCCAGAGGAAACCTCGGAAACGGCAAACATACCAAAAG CTGAAGTAATCCAGGCTGGTTATCCACAACCACTTGATCCTACGAAGATGAAAAAATCGAGCAATGGGAGAATTTCGTTTATGAATGTATTCACCTTGTTCTCAACTATCGTCATTCTGATTCTTCTTGTAGTTTGTATGGCGCTGCTGACAAAAGAG AAAAAACAACCTCCGTCACTTCTGAGTTCACTTGGTTTCCAAAACCTTTTTTCAAGCACTACTACCATTAAGACCACCACCGAAG TTCCGGGAAATGCGAATGAAATGCGTATGCTGACTCTGGTTGAAATTTTGGTGAAGGAAGCCGGTTGGTACGAAGCAAGTAACGGATTGTTGTACAAGAGATTTGATAATTATGCCAACTTCGAATTGGCTAACAGAACTTGCTCTTCGTGGAAAGGCAGATTAGCTTCTACAGGAATAAGAGACCTTGATATAAGAGA AGAAATATTACAAGCGCtgatgtttcaaaaaatgtatTATTACCCGTACATATGGATTGGATTTCATGATATCAGCACTGAGGGAATGTGGGAATGGTCAGACGGTCTTATTTCTGATATTGGCGAGGTTCCATGGCTTCCTGGCCAACCAAGCAACTACACAAATTTATTCTACCGCAGACAAGAGGATTGCGCGTTCATGAATCATCGTGGCCGTTTTGGTGACGCATCTTGCACCATGCCGTACcattttttatgtgaaatagAACCGCTGTTCTAA
- the LOC120339458 gene encoding uncharacterized protein LOC120339458: MFIAVCFNALVIVASVSGECRLPPMEEEFSFNEQQGTWYLSTRYPDFPLCLTLFGWHGPEDSVETGYRHLGISLNVDGEIKYAYAKDNKYIRHGPSSYETLAGDTVVGDDPVFVEVLKKQFTGRLVGNWTVITDKVNYHLFFACMPERVVSVYFSRPVGNDKQYYDDTLKLVYAKLKTVKGWDDIKLSQQTACSDLLPEAKLKRLPESFAGASLPVKIAAVLRNQN; encoded by the exons ATGTTTATAGCAGTGTGTTTCAATGCTCTTGTGATCGTTGCGTCTGTTTCTGGAGAATGCAGACTACCACCCATGGAAGAAGAGTTTTCGTTCAATGAG CAACAAGGGACCTGGTATTTGTCCACCCGATATCCTGATTTTCCGCTGTGTTTGACACTGTTTGGATGGCATGGACCAGAAGATTCGGTAGAAACTGGATATAGACATCTTGGGATCTCATTGAACGT GGATGGCGAGATAAAGTATGCTTATGCTAAGGATAATAAATACATACGACATGGACCATCTTCCTACGAAACTCTAGCGGGTGATACTGTTG TCGGCGACGATCCTGTTTTTGTGGAAGTACTGAAAAAAC AATTCACTGGGCGTTTGGTTGGAAATTGGACAGTCATCACTGATAAAGTGAACTACCATTTGTTTTTTGCTTGTATGCCAG AAAGAGTAGTTTCTGTTTACTTCTCTCGTCCTGTCGGTAATGACAAGCAATATTATGACGACACACTGAAACTGGTCTACGCTAAACTGAAAACCGTAAAAGGCTGGGATGACATCAAACTTTCTCAGCAAACTGCATGTAGTGACTTGCTACCTGAAGCAAAGCTGAAGAGATTACCAGAGTCTTTCGCAGGAGCTAGCTTACCAGTGAAAATTGCAGCTGTGCTTCGGAATCAGAATTAA